CGCCTCTACCACCCCGCGGCCCTGAAATCCTTCCCCTTCATCGGGCTGGACCCGGCCAAGCTCAGCCGCCAGGAGCTGCGTTCGGCAGTCTGCGGCCAGTGCCACGTCACCTACATCATCCCCCGGGACCAGGACATGAAATCCATGGACCTCTTCTTCCCCTGGCAGGGCAGCAAACCCGGGGACATCTCCATTGAGAACATCATCAAGGTGATCAAAAAGGAGCCCGGCTACTACCAGAGCGACTGGGGCACCGGGGAGTGGGTCCAGAAGGTGACGGGCTTCAAGGTGGCCTTTATCCGCCATCCGGAGTATGAATTTTACACCAAAAACAGCGTGCATTACCAGGCAGGGGTGGCCTGCGCCGACTGCCACATGCCCTATATCCGGGTGGGGGCCAACAAGATCTCCGATCACGACGTCACCAGCCCCTTGAAGACCAACATGCGGGCCTGCCAGCAGTGCCACACCGAATCGCCCCAGTGGCTCAAGGACCGGGTCATCGCCCACCAGGACCGCACTGTGTCCCTGATGCTGCGCTCGGGCTACGCCACCGCGGTGGCGGCCAAGCTCTTTGAGAAGGTGCACGCCGCCCAGAAAGAAGGCAAGCAGATCGATCAGAAGCTCTACGACCAGGCCAAGGATCTCTATCTGGAGGCCTTATATCGGGTGATTTACCTCAACGCCGAAAACTCGGTGGGCTTCCACAACCCCAGCGAGGCCGGCCGCATCCTGGGTGACGCCCTGGCCTTTGCCGGCCGGAGCGAGGCCCTTTTGCGCCAGGCCCTGGCTCAGGCGGGGGTAACAGTGCCCCCGGTCGTCAACCTGGAGCTGGAAAAATACCTCAACAACCGGGGCAAAAAGCCCCTCAACTTCCAGCCGGCGCAACTCGTTCCGGATCCCTACGGGCTGCAGGAGAAGCTGACGCCCGCCGCCTCCCTGGGGATACCCGCCGGCCCGGCGCCGAAATAGTGATTCCATGAGGGAAGTGCCGGGGGAGGAGTAGCTATCCTGCCCTCCCCTTGTAATCCCTTCCAACAGCCTTTAGGGGGTTGGGGGAGAGGGCGCGGGAGAAGGGGCAGGGGGGCCACGGCCCCTGACCCTCTCCCCCAAGA
Above is a genomic segment from Desulfobaccales bacterium containing:
- a CDS encoding ammonia-forming cytochrome c nitrite reductase subunit c552, with amino-acid sequence MKRKMVLSVLVLASFLGALVFSLSCAPPKPEPVKTGTIPDGEINPAVWGQVYPLEYDRWKMTKDPKPAGLSKYKRGYDTDKVVYDKLSQFPYLALLYHGWGFGIEYNEPRGHYYMVIDQLEIDPSRLGAGGVCLSCKSPYARILEEKLGPEYFKMKYIDAHAMIPKEFQELGVACIECHDNKTMNLRLYHPAALKSFPFIGLDPAKLSRQELRSAVCGQCHVTYIIPRDQDMKSMDLFFPWQGSKPGDISIENIIKVIKKEPGYYQSDWGTGEWVQKVTGFKVAFIRHPEYEFYTKNSVHYQAGVACADCHMPYIRVGANKISDHDVTSPLKTNMRACQQCHTESPQWLKDRVIAHQDRTVSLMLRSGYATAVAAKLFEKVHAAQKEGKQIDQKLYDQAKDLYLEALYRVIYLNAENSVGFHNPSEAGRILGDALAFAGRSEALLRQALAQAGVTVPPVVNLELEKYLNNRGKKPLNFQPAQLVPDPYGLQEKLTPAASLGIPAGPAPK